One window from the genome of Pseudomonas frederiksbergensis encodes:
- a CDS encoding DUF1249 domain-containing protein, translating into MVLNKLRDRYRVDLVGLQAACEANYARLMRLLPDMRNDPAPRRIAVTHGDQMLGVLALEVLQTCPYTTTLQVRQEHSLPWLPVPQLEVQVYHDARMAEVVSAEHARRFRGIYPYPNASMHQPDEKAQLNLFLGEWLSHCLALGHEFEVVR; encoded by the coding sequence ATGGTCCTGAACAAGCTGCGCGATCGTTATCGCGTCGATCTGGTGGGGTTGCAGGCCGCCTGCGAGGCCAATTACGCCCGCCTGATGCGCTTGTTGCCGGACATGCGCAACGATCCGGCACCGCGTCGCATCGCCGTGACCCATGGCGACCAGATGCTCGGCGTGCTGGCCCTGGAAGTGCTGCAAACCTGTCCTTACACCACCACCTTGCAGGTGCGCCAGGAACACAGCTTGCCCTGGCTGCCGGTGCCGCAGCTGGAAGTTCAGGTCTATCACGATGCGCGCATGGCCGAAGTTGTCAGCGCCGAGCATGCGCGACGCTTTCGTGGCATCTATCCTTACCCCAATGCGTCAATGCACCAGCCGGATGAAAAAGCCCAGTTGAACCTGTTCCTCGGCGAGTGGCTGAGTCATTGCCTGGCGCTGGGCCACGAGTTCGAAGTCGTACGGTAG
- a CDS encoding DUF6124 family protein — protein MFKATPNPPETDPQELDEAAKRAIDHYLDPKPQAKKKKPSGQLFTVVEGVDTESLLANLSETLASADAMVSDLAFDLKGSRRHVALGIQQLIELGALLANRMLDNVNTQP, from the coding sequence ATGTTCAAAGCCACACCCAATCCCCCCGAAACCGATCCCCAAGAACTCGATGAAGCCGCCAAACGCGCCATCGACCATTATCTCGACCCCAAACCTCAAGCCAAAAAGAAAAAGCCCTCAGGTCAACTGTTCACCGTCGTGGAAGGCGTCGACACCGAAAGCCTGCTGGCCAACCTCAGCGAAACCCTGGCCTCAGCCGATGCCATGGTCAGCGACCTTGCCTTCGACCTGAAAGGCTCGCGACGCCATGTTGCCCTTGGCATTCAGCAACTGATTGAGCTGGGCGCTTTATTGGCGAATCGGATGCTGGACAACGTCAACACACAACCCTGA
- the cpdA gene encoding 3',5'-cyclic-AMP phosphodiesterase, with protein sequence MPSVSSLTTADAALLVQLSDSHLFAEADASLLGMNTRDSLRAVVDLVLREQPNIDLMLATGDLSQDGTLQSYEAFRQLTARIDAPARWIPGNHDEPQVMLEAAVKSTLLDPVVDIGNWRVTMLDSAVPGSVPGFLTQEQLILLANALSEAPERHHLVCLHHHPVSIGCAWMEPIGLRNPEALFAVLDRFPQVRAVLWGHVHQEIDQVREGVRLLASPSTCIQFEPGSEDFAVGSQAPGYRWLRLLPDGRLETGVERVVGFAFTPDYGSNGY encoded by the coding sequence TTGCCTAGCGTATCCAGCTTGACCACGGCCGATGCGGCGCTGTTGGTCCAACTGTCCGACAGCCATTTGTTCGCCGAGGCCGATGCCTCGTTGCTGGGCATGAATACCCGTGACAGCTTGCGGGCGGTCGTTGACCTGGTGCTCAGGGAACAACCGAACATCGATTTGATGCTTGCCACGGGGGATCTGTCCCAGGACGGCACGTTGCAGTCCTATGAGGCATTTCGACAACTGACTGCGCGAATCGACGCGCCGGCGCGGTGGATTCCCGGTAACCATGATGAGCCGCAGGTGATGCTCGAGGCGGCGGTCAAGAGCACGTTGCTCGATCCGGTGGTGGACATTGGCAATTGGCGGGTGACGATGCTCGACTCCGCCGTGCCGGGTTCGGTGCCTGGGTTCTTGACCCAGGAGCAGTTGATTCTGTTGGCCAATGCCTTGAGCGAGGCGCCGGAGCGGCATCATCTGGTATGTCTGCATCATCATCCGGTGTCGATTGGGTGCGCGTGGATGGAGCCGATCGGGTTGCGTAATCCCGAGGCGCTGTTTGCGGTGCTGGATCGGTTTCCCCAGGTTCGGGCGGTGTTGTGGGGGCATGTGCATCAGGAAATCGACCAGGTGCGCGAGGGGGTTCGTTTGTTGGCTTCGCCTTCGACTTGTATTCAGTTTGAGCCGGGGAGTGAGGATTTTGCGGTGGGCTCGCAGGCGCCGGGGTATCGGTGGTTGCGGTTGTTGCCGGATGGGCGGTTGGAGACGGGGGTTGAGCGGGTGGTTGGGTTTGCTTTCACTCCCGATTATGGTTCCAACGGGTACTGA